The segment TCGATTACTTCTGCGTTTATCTCCCTCAGCCCCTTGGATACAGTATAGTTTCCTATGCGGACTGCGACATGATCGTGGACCTCTTTTTCATAATCCGGATGAATCTCAGCCAGTATCGAAAGGACCGCGGTGTTGAAAGCCTGCAGCATGCTATCCGGCTCGTGCGTCATCCTCTTGGCAAGATCGGGGTTGAAGGTATCGAAGTCCAGGTAATCGACCGTGAGTGCAGGAGTGCCCATTGCCATCATGTTGTTCACCCTGTCAAAGTACTTGTACGAGCCATCACGGTCCCTAAAGCTTGTCAGAAAAGTCTTCAGGTCATCGACAATCGCGGCCCCGGTCTGCTGTTGCTGCTCAGCCAACTTTTTTCAAGACCTCTTTCTTAAACTGGACCGCTGCGCCGTGGACCCGAAGATATAGCTCGCGCTCTTCTGCCGCCAGCTTGGAGTTAAGTTCGGCAGAAAGTGGCGTAGCTGCGGCAAGCTTTACAATTTTTTCAAGCCTCGATGCCACAAATGTATTGAGGGCGACGGACAGGTTCTCCTTTTCTCTCTCGCGCAATCCCGCAAAATAGTCGCTTACACGGATGTAAAAGTCGATATCCAACCCAGAGAGGTCATGCGGTCTTGAAATCCGCTCGCGGTTTAACGCTCGCGACACATATGCAGCAACCTCGGTTGGCTGAATTTCAATTGCGCCCTGCTCAAGAAGGACGTTGGCAAGCCATCGGGGGAGAGATGACATGTCGCCCTCGCGGGCGTCAAGAGTCACATCCCCAACAGTAACTTTGACGTCTCTCTTGTAAGATATCCTCACCTCCTCGTTAAGGTAGCCTATGCCATAAGCTTCCTGGATGTCGCGGATGCGAGAATCAGACGGACTGTCTGCCATGGCGGCTGGTGCTGCATAGACTTTCCGGCAGTTATATCTTATCCCAAGGACGTCAGGGGATATATCCTAACCCGGCGTATGCCCTGGAGCCAGGAGCAATGTATTAATTGATTTTTGAGAGACGTAAATGCACCGATACCATGTCACGCAACGATAGAAAGGAGGAAAAATCTGCAGACCAGGCCTCAGATTTGCTCGTCTCTCGCCTCATGTGGTCTGAAAAATACAGGCCACATGCTCTCGAGCAGATAGTCAACCAGAAAGAGATCATAAAGAGTATATCGAACCTGATGAAGACGCCTGACCTGCCGCACATGCTGTTCGCAGGGCCCGCAGGAGTCGGCAAGACAACTGCTGCAATTTGCATCGCCAAGGAACTGCTTGGTCCCAACTGGGAGAGCAACACGCTTCTGCTGAACGCGTCTGACGAGCGCGGAATTAAGATGGTCCGAGAGCGGGTGAAAGGTTTTGCCGCATGGTCGTCGCCCACAGGCGACGAAGCCGTTAGAAGGCTCTTCAAGTTCATAATCCTTGACGAAGCCGACGAGATGACTTTTGATGCTCAGACTGCCCTTCGCACCATTATCGAGCAGAGCGCCGCGAACACCCGATTCATAATTATCTGCAATTATCTATCCCAAATTATCGAGCCTTTGCAGAGCCGGTGTGTGGTCTTCCGGTTCTCCCGGCTTTCAAAGAACGATGTTGTTGATCATATCAGGCAGATTTGCGAGAAAGAGGCCGTAAAGTTTGAGGAAAAAGCGTTGGCGCAGATCTATGAATCAACGGGAGGCGACCTCAGGCATTCCATTAACATACTCCAGGCCGCTGCAGGCATGGGAAGTGTGAGTCTTGATAATGTCAGCTCCGCAGTAGGGCTTTCAGGCAAGTCGAAGGTCTCCGACGTGCTGAAGCTTGCCCTGTCGGGCAAGTTTACCGAGGCTCGCATCAAGTTATTGGAACTTACTCAGGTATACGGGATGTCGGAGACTGACTTTATGAAGTATGCCAACCAGGAAGCGTATGATCTGAAACTGGACAGGCCTGACGAGTTCGCGTCGCTCATGGCAGAGTATGACTACAGATTAACGGCAGGCGCGCACCCGGACATACAGCTGACGTCTCTGCTGGCACAGCTGGGCAAACTAGGCAGGAAGGAAAAGGGCTAACGGTTAAACGTTAGTATTCTTCTTCAAATTCTTCGCCGCCTTCCTCTTCTTCTACTTCCTCAAAATCTTCCTCGAGTTCGTCTCGCTCCGCCGCGCTTTTGTACGGCAAGTCCGCCTCTCCAGGAGCACCGCATACCGGGCACCTGAACTCAATGGTCTGGCCCTCGAGATCGAGAGGGAAGTCCTTCGAGAAAACCTCGTCGCATTTTGAGCACACAAGGGTTGTCTGAATATTCTCTTGGCTAAACTTGTGTGCCTGCACCCTGAAGGAGGTGATTGCCAAATGAATTTCTTCCTACCTATTGGAAGTGCCCTTTTTTATAAGCGTTCTTGAATTGCCGATGTAATCGCTCCGAGGCTGCAAAAAACCACCGGGTTTATGTGCGACGTGCAGGATTCCGGGAAATCCTAGTCCAGCTCATTCGAATTTCTACCGGCACCCGGACCCGTGCTCTTGGGCTCGGCAGAATCAGGGGCGCGCGAGAGGTCGGCTCGAGACTTTCTTGAAGTCTCGAGGAGTCTCTTTCTCCGGGGCTGGATTAGCAATACGTATGCTGAGCCGGCCAAGTATACGCCGAGGAGTACAATCTGGGCTGCGATTGTTTCAAGCGTCGGGTGGATTCCGGTCATGGTGGCAGTATTAATGTCCAGGCGGGGCACAGTGCCAATAAGGCTGGTAGTGCTGATGTAGCCTACGTCCTGAAATTCACGAACGGCGTTGCCTATGAATGCGATTGACATGTACGCTCCAATTCCCATTGTCAGCCCAAACAGCACTCGCAGAGGCAGCCGCTTGCCCAGCTTCCGCACGACAAAGGTCAGACCTACTATAACGGCTAGACCCGAAAGCAGGCCCACTATGACAAAAGATTCCATATGCACTGAAAACGAGATCATGGCCTGGTAAAACAATACGGTCTCAAACCCTTCGCGGTAAACAGTAAAGAACGAGAGCATAACAAAGACCGACATGCTGCCGGTCGCAGTTGCCTTCCAGACCTTTGCCTTTACGAATTCAATCCAGCGCTTGGTTTCTACCTTGTTCAAGATCCAAAAGCTGACCCAGAAGAGCACTGCAACGGCAGATATGCTGGCGATTGCCTCGATCATGTCCTTGCTTGCTCCTGCAATATCGATAATGTACTGCGCAATGAACCAGGTGACGCCGGTCGCTCCCAGGGCGATTGCTATTCCCAAATAGACTTGTTTTTTGAACTTGATGTTTCGCGAAGCTTCAAGATAGGTCAGGATGGCGCCTATAATAAGCGCTGATTCGAGGCCTTCTCGAAATATTATGGAAAAGGAGCTCGAAAAGGCTATTGCGGGTGCAAGAATGCCCGGGCCTGATACGAGCCGCTCGGATTCGTCAAGTCCCTTCTTTATTTCTGCAACCTTGGCTTCGACGCCGGCGTAAGGGGAACCCGCCTGAATGAGGTTCCGGAGCTCTGCGAACTTGATTTCCATGTCCAGAGTAAAGTCTGGGTCAATCGGCCTCAGGGGCACCTCGATATTCTCGTAGCTGTCAAGGTAAGCCGAGCGAGAAATCTGGAGTGCGTCAGCAGACTGACCAGCCCTGTATGCAGCAAGCATTTGATCAAGCTTTATCCTAATCTGGTCGATGTTGTTTCTGACCACGCCTTTGAGGCTTTCATCGGTCTGGCCAATCGCCTTTCTGGCGCCGGAGTAGCTGCCAAAACCCTGCTTCAAGGTCTCAATGTCTGCAAAGCCCGACTGAACGGCAGAGTTTTGCGCCGAATCATTCTGCATCAGCTGCCTGGCTACCTGAAGTTGAGACGTTATTGTGGCAACGAGCCCCGAGATACTGCCGGGCGAGTCGTGAGCCTTGATAGAGTCACGCAATTCAACCCTCATCTCATTCTCCAGTACCTGCTTCAGAGTCGCGTTGTGGCTCTCAAGCGGAATCTCCAAGTACTCAAAGTTGTCAAGGTATGCGGTATTTGCAGACTGCAATGCTGAATCGTAGTTGCCTGAGCGCACGTCAACCACAACGTTTGACAGACCGCTGATAACGCCGTCAAAGTACCTCTGTCTATCCGACGCCTGCGCGCCAGCAGATGCATTTAGTGCTATGAGCTGCTCCAGCGCACTGGCGCTGGACGAGACCGAGTCAGAAGGCGCCTTTGAATTAATTGACTCAACCAGACCTTGGAGGCCGCGTTTTATCTGGTCGTCCGCGGCTGCGGTTGACGCGAGCGAACCCGACAGGGCCTGATACTTGCTCTGTGCTTTCAGGGCGAGGCCCTTTGCGCTCTCAAAGTCTACGCCGGAGTACCCTGATGAGGAGGACAGTTGGTAGGACTGCGCTGCGTCTTGAATCAGATAGGCAAGTACATGAGATTGAACCGACTTGTCGCCTGCCGGCTCCCCGAGTTGCGCTGTAATATTGCCTGCGATACTGTCAACAGTCTGGATGTCATTAGATACCTCAATGGCAGGCAAGCCGGACTTTATCTTGAGCGGGATGTCAGTCAGAAGCGACTCGAGCTGCACCGCGTAGGGGGAATTACCGCCTGTAAGAAGCGGCTTTAGCGTGGGAAAGGTCGCAGTCCGCGGAATAAACGCGTGATCGAACGCCGACTGCGAATTGCCAGTTTCATAGCTGTCCAGTGCAAGGTGGAGCTGCACGGAAATCCTGTCAAGGTCCACGAGGATAACCATGACCGAATTATCACTTGAAGCGGCATTATCGGTCTGTGCCATTGACCGCGAAGCTGGAATTAAGGTGACGGTTAGCAGGAGCATTGCCGAGAGCAATAGACCTGCCGCAAGCGGAAGGCCTTGTTTTTTGCGAATTCTCATTTTGTGAAGACTCCGGCAGAGCCGCAGGACAAATTAGGCTTACCTAACTCAGAATGTTATTTAAACCATGTCAAGCGAGCGCGAGATTGTTTAGACTGACCGGGCCTCATGCTTGGGACTGTAAATGAGCGACAAGATGCTCTCCCGAGTATCCTTCTGATCCAGGATTCCGCGGTGCGCCATGGTAGTTATGGAGCTGTCGTTACGCACGCCCCGCATCTTCATGCAGAGGTGCTCGCCTTCAGATATGACAAGGGCTCCCTTTACGCCCATGCGAATCAGTTCGTCGGCTATCTGCTTGGTAAGCCTTTCCTGAATTTGTAGTCTTCGAGAGTACTTTTCCACAAGACGGACGAGTTTTGAAACGCCAAATACTTTTCCCGACGGCACATACGCGATGTGGACCTTGCCGAAGAAAGGCAGCATGTGGTGCTCGCACATGCTGTAGAATTGTATATCCTTTGCGATTATTGCGTCGGTCTCCTCGCTGAAACTAACGTCCAGCTCCGCATCCATACGGTAGCCGGAAAAGATCTCCTCATACATGTCTGCGATCCGCTCAGGGGTCTGTCTGAGTCCCTCCCTCTCGGGATTCTCGCCCAGCTCGACAAGCAGCTGCCTTAGGAGCTTGGTGACGCGTTTCTTGTTGACCTGCTGGTACGGGGGTGGCGTCATTTGTCTCTATCTTGCTCCAAGGATCTTGTGCAGCTGCGGGATGACTCGAACGTCGGGGCAGTAGGGAAACACTGCATCATAAAACTTGACAAGCCTGTCCAATGAAGGCTCGGCGATTTTATGAGTCGGCTGTATTATAAATCCAGCTAAAGACCCTGCGTTATCGGTTTCAAAAATCAGTTGAACCAGGCGCTCAAACTCGTCCAGGCTCGATTCAGAGCTTACGACGACTTTCACATAAACGACCTTCGCGGGACTCCCTGCGGAGGCACTGCGGTGATGCGACAAGGCTGCATCAAGACATTCAAGTTCGTTGCGCAAGAGGTTGCTGTAATTCTCTGGTGCCACGACGCGAGAATCACTCAGCTTGAATTCAATCTTGCAAATGTCAATAAAAGGCAAAACACTCTCAAATCTTCGCGAATCATAGCATGCGGATTCAAGGTATGTCCTGAGCCCAAGGGAACGGACGTGTTTTGAAAGCTCTATCAGTGCCTCGTGTTGCGAGAGTGGCTCTCCTCCAGTGAAATTCACCTTGAAGGTGTTTGGAGCAAGGGAAGATTCGACGAGCTCCTTTGCCTTTTCAATAGGTACGGCATCGCCACTTTCAAACGGCAACGCATACGTTGTATCGCACCAGTGGCACTTCAAAGGGCAGCCTGCAAAACGGACAAACATAGACTTTGTCCCAAAGTATATGCCTTCGCCCTCGATACTAGTGAATATTTCACTTAGTCTAACGCTCAAATTTTTTGCCTCAACGGTCTGCATAGCCAGTTTTGTCCTGAATGACTGCGTCAAGAAATGCTTTCTTCCTACTTATACATGATTCGCATTTACCGCAGTGAAGTAAACGATTGCCTCGCGTGACCCCGGGTGTATAACAACTCCAGGCTCTGAAGACCTTGTCTCCCAGAATCTCGTGCCCCGATACAAGCAGTCGGGTCTTGTCGAGCCCCTCGATGGCGGGCGAAACCAGCTCGAGCCTTTCTCGCCTGCCGGAGGAAATGCTGTCGGCCTCTGCAAGGTTCAATGTCTCCTGCAGGGAACTGGCGAATTCCGGCCTGCAGTCAGGATAGTGGGGCACATCTCCCAGGTGTGCACCGTAAGCGAGCTTGCTGGCACCAATGCTAATTGCCCAAGCAGCAGCAATTGTAAGAAAGACCGCATTACGAACTGGGACGACTAGTTGATTTTTGAATGCGGGTCCGATTGTGATGTCGCGAGAAGTGAGTGCGTTTGAATTTCCATAGAGCGACTTCATGAAGCTAATGTCTACGATCCTACTGGCCTGCGCTCCGATGAGTTTTGAAAAGTACCTTGCACGGCTGATCTCGGGACTGGCCTTCTGGGCGTAATCAAACGTTATTGTGAACAGCTGCGAACTACTTTTTGACAGGATGGCGGCATAGCAGACTGAGTCCAGGCCGCCGCTTATGACGCAGACTGTCTTTGGTCTGGACACAGGACAAACCTTTCAACAGAAGAGGTATTAAACGGTACTAGAATCATGTGCCTCCAGCTTGCTCTACTTGTACAAGAAAGGTTTGAAAGACATTAATTCAGGGTAGGCGCATCCAAGCGCGCTATAGTGATTATCGGGCTTATCGGAAAGGCAAACGTCGGCAAGTCCACTTTTTTTAACGCCGCGACAGAGCTTGCCGTGCCCGCCGCGAACTACCCCTTTACGACCGTAAACCCTAACGTGGGAGTCGCGTTTGTACGCACGAATTGCGTTTGCAGGGAATTTGGTGTTCAGGATAACCCCGTCCATTCGCTCTGCATCGACGGCGTTAGGTTCGCTCCCGTCAAGCTGATCGATGTCGCGGGGCTTGTGCCCGGCGCGCATGCTGGCAAAGGACTGGGAAACAAGTTCCTCGACGACGCAAGGCAGGCAGACGTCTTGATTCATGTGGTTGACGCCTCGGGAAGCACTGACGCAAACGGCAAGCCAGTCCCGCATGGGTCAGGCGACCCCATGTTTGACATTAATTTCGTGGAGGAGGAATTCGAATTGTGGCTTGCTTCCATTGTAAGCAGGGACTGGGGCAAGGCAGTGCGGGATTCTGAAAGTCAGGGTTTGAAGCTTGAGCAAATGCTCACCAAGAGGCTTTCGGGCCTGTCAATCTCCGAGCCAACGATCGCAGCATCAGTTCATGCATCAGGACTCGCAATGAAAAAGCCGATTTTATGGGACGAACATGACATCAGGAGCTTTTGCGCAGTGCTGCGAAAGAAGGCAAAGCCGTTTATCGTCGCCGCCAACAAAGCGGATCTTCCCACTTCAGACAATAACATTGAGAAGATGCGGTCAAACGGCCTGACTGTAATTCCATGTGCTTCAGAGGCAGAGTCCCTCCTGCGGAAGGCATCGAAAAAGGGGGTTCTGCATTACCTTCCGGGGGACAGCTCATTTTCGCTCTCAAAAGAAGGCGCTTCCTCGTTAAATGAGGCCCAGAAAAGGGCTCTTGAAATTGTCATGGCAATACTGAAAAAATTCGGCTCTACCGGCGTTCAGCAGGCAATCAACTCTGCAGTCCTTGAGACCTTGAAAATGATAGCGGTTTACCCGGTCGAGGACGAAGTCAGGCTCTCGGACAAGAAAGGTAACGTGCTTCCGGACGTCCGCCTTCTTCCAGCCGGCTCGACTGCAAAGCAACTGGCCGAATCGGTTCACGCTGAACTGGCAAAGGGTTTTCTCTACGCAATCGACGCCAGGACAAAGCAGAGAGTGGGTGCCGACCATCCCTTGAAGGACAGGGATGTAATAAAGATAGTATCGGCTACTAGCAGAGGATAGCAGAGGAGAACCCGTCGGTGCTTTGCCTTGGGATTG is part of the Nitrososphaera sp. genome and harbors:
- a CDS encoding redox-regulated ATPase YchF, translating into MVIIGLIGKANVGKSTFFNAATELAVPAANYPFTTVNPNVGVAFVRTNCVCREFGVQDNPVHSLCIDGVRFAPVKLIDVAGLVPGAHAGKGLGNKFLDDARQADVLIHVVDASGSTDANGKPVPHGSGDPMFDINFVEEEFELWLASIVSRDWGKAVRDSESQGLKLEQMLTKRLSGLSISEPTIAASVHASGLAMKKPILWDEHDIRSFCAVLRKKAKPFIVAANKADLPTSDNNIEKMRSNGLTVIPCASEAESLLRKASKKGVLHYLPGDSSFSLSKEGASSLNEAQKRALEIVMAILKKFGSTGVQQAINSAVLETLKMIAVYPVEDEVRLSDKKGNVLPDVRLLPAGSTAKQLAESVHAELAKGFLYAIDARTKQRVGADHPLKDRDVIKIVSATSRG
- a CDS encoding 7-carboxy-7-deazaguanine synthase QueE, which encodes MSVRLSEIFTSIEGEGIYFGTKSMFVRFAGCPLKCHWCDTTYALPFESGDAVPIEKAKELVESSLAPNTFKVNFTGGEPLSQHEALIELSKHVRSLGLRTYLESACYDSRRFESVLPFIDICKIEFKLSDSRVVAPENYSNLLRNELECLDAALSHHRSASAGSPAKVVYVKVVVSSESSLDEFERLVQLIFETDNAGSLAGFIIQPTHKIAEPSLDRLVKFYDAVFPYCPDVRVIPQLHKILGAR
- a CDS encoding FTR1 family protein, whose product is MRIRKKQGLPLAAGLLLSAMLLLTVTLIPASRSMAQTDNAASSDNSVMVILVDLDRISVQLHLALDSYETGNSQSAFDHAFIPRTATFPTLKPLLTGGNSPYAVQLESLLTDIPLKIKSGLPAIEVSNDIQTVDSIAGNITAQLGEPAGDKSVQSHVLAYLIQDAAQSYQLSSSSGYSGVDFESAKGLALKAQSKYQALSGSLASTAAADDQIKRGLQGLVESINSKAPSDSVSSSASALEQLIALNASAGAQASDRQRYFDGVISGLSNVVVDVRSGNYDSALQSANTAYLDNFEYLEIPLESHNATLKQVLENEMRVELRDSIKAHDSPGSISGLVATITSQLQVARQLMQNDSAQNSAVQSGFADIETLKQGFGSYSGARKAIGQTDESLKGVVRNNIDQIRIKLDQMLAAYRAGQSADALQISRSAYLDSYENIEVPLRPIDPDFTLDMEIKFAELRNLIQAGSPYAGVEAKVAEIKKGLDESERLVSGPGILAPAIAFSSSFSIIFREGLESALIIGAILTYLEASRNIKFKKQVYLGIAIALGATGVTWFIAQYIIDIAGASKDMIEAIASISAVAVLFWVSFWILNKVETKRWIEFVKAKVWKATATGSMSVFVMLSFFTVYREGFETVLFYQAMISFSVHMESFVIVGLLSGLAVIVGLTFVVRKLGKRLPLRVLFGLTMGIGAYMSIAFIGNAVREFQDVGYISTTSLIGTVPRLDINTATMTGIHPTLETIAAQIVLLGVYLAGSAYVLLIQPRRKRLLETSRKSRADLSRAPDSAEPKSTGPGAGRNSNELD
- a CDS encoding replication factor C small subunit, yielding MSRNDRKEEKSADQASDLLVSRLMWSEKYRPHALEQIVNQKEIIKSISNLMKTPDLPHMLFAGPAGVGKTTAAICIAKELLGPNWESNTLLLNASDERGIKMVRERVKGFAAWSSPTGDEAVRRLFKFIILDEADEMTFDAQTALRTIIEQSAANTRFIIICNYLSQIIEPLQSRCVVFRFSRLSKNDVVDHIRQICEKEAVKFEEKALAQIYESTGGDLRHSINILQAAAGMGSVSLDNVSSAVGLSGKSKVSDVLKLALSGKFTEARIKLLELTQVYGMSETDFMKYANQEAYDLKLDRPDEFASLMAEYDYRLTAGAHPDIQLTSLLAQLGKLGRKEKG
- a CDS encoding 7-cyano-7-deazaguanine synthase; the encoded protein is MSRPKTVCVISGGLDSVCYAAILSKSSSQLFTITFDYAQKASPEISRARYFSKLIGAQASRIVDISFMKSLYGNSNALTSRDITIGPAFKNQLVVPVRNAVFLTIAAAWAISIGASKLAYGAHLGDVPHYPDCRPEFASSLQETLNLAEADSISSGRRERLELVSPAIEGLDKTRLLVSGHEILGDKVFRAWSCYTPGVTRGNRLLHCGKCESCISRKKAFLDAVIQDKTGYADR
- the folE gene encoding GTP cyclohydrolase I FolE codes for the protein MTPPPYQQVNKKRVTKLLRQLLVELGENPEREGLRQTPERIADMYEEIFSGYRMDAELDVSFSEETDAIIAKDIQFYSMCEHHMLPFFGKVHIAYVPSGKVFGVSKLVRLVEKYSRRLQIQERLTKQIADELIRMGVKGALVISEGEHLCMKMRGVRNDSSITTMAHRGILDQKDTRESILSLIYSPKHEARSV